Proteins from a single region of Aureibacter tunicatorum:
- a CDS encoding carbon starvation protein A produces the protein MLVIFLISVTLFGLAYRFYGRFLEKIFDVDKNNITPSHCDYDGVDRVPTKLSVLFGHHFSSIAGAGPIVGPIIAGLAFGWLPALLWIVLGSIFIGGVHDYASLMASIRHRANSVAEIAKECMSPMAYKLMLLFIWLALVYILVVFVDLTATSFANTPAVASSSSVFILLAVVFGLLVFRKGMSLGKMSFIFVPLLFLGIGFGMIYPLPIEGIASQLGLSSIQFWSCLLLLYCLMASILPVWALLQPRDYLSSFLLYGAILGAFIGLLIGDFEMSYPAFTDWTTLDQRSLFPILFITVACGACSGFHSLVASGTTSKQLDKETDAKPVAYGAMLVEGGLAVLALFTVVMISKDSALTSASPLAIFGSGMGNFLNALGLPHKMGETFGILAVSTFLLTTLDTSTRLGRYIFEEFFSLKGSDNGMLIASFATLAMPAIFVFVQLTDASGNPIPAWKAIWPVFGATNQMLAAIALLVVYVWLRREGKPTWFIALPLIFMLSMTLWAIVQLIYSTPSTMVAGIASILLLMAIVLVVEAIRSMRRLALSNV, from the coding sequence ATGCTAGTTATTTTCCTGATTTCAGTGACTTTGTTCGGTTTGGCCTACCGCTTTTATGGAAGGTTTTTAGAAAAGATTTTCGATGTAGATAAAAATAATATTACGCCAAGTCATTGCGATTATGATGGGGTGGATCGTGTTCCTACTAAGTTGTCTGTGCTTTTTGGACATCATTTTTCCTCCATAGCGGGAGCGGGGCCTATTGTCGGACCAATTATCGCTGGATTGGCTTTTGGCTGGTTGCCGGCCTTGCTTTGGATCGTTTTGGGATCGATTTTTATCGGAGGTGTGCATGATTACGCTTCATTAATGGCTTCTATAAGACATCGGGCCAATTCGGTAGCGGAGATAGCGAAAGAATGCATGTCACCAATGGCTTATAAACTAATGTTATTGTTCATATGGCTTGCTTTGGTGTATATATTGGTAGTTTTTGTTGATTTGACAGCGACAAGCTTTGCCAATACTCCCGCAGTTGCGAGCTCGTCAAGTGTTTTTATCTTATTGGCGGTGGTATTCGGTTTATTGGTGTTTCGCAAAGGAATGTCCTTGGGCAAAATGAGTTTTATTTTTGTTCCGTTGCTGTTTTTGGGAATTGGATTCGGCATGATTTATCCCTTGCCGATTGAAGGTATCGCAAGCCAGTTGGGATTATCTTCCATTCAATTTTGGAGCTGTTTATTGCTATTGTATTGTTTGATGGCTTCCATACTTCCTGTGTGGGCGTTATTGCAACCGAGAGATTATTTGTCGTCATTTTTGCTTTATGGCGCTATACTAGGAGCCTTTATCGGGCTTCTCATTGGAGACTTTGAAATGAGCTATCCTGCATTTACCGACTGGACGACTTTGGATCAACGATCATTGTTTCCGATTTTGTTTATTACCGTGGCATGCGGCGCTTGTTCGGGTTTTCATTCATTAGTAGCTTCGGGAACGACATCAAAGCAATTGGACAAGGAAACGGATGCTAAACCCGTGGCTTACGGGGCGATGTTGGTTGAAGGAGGGTTGGCTGTATTGGCATTGTTTACAGTAGTAATGATTTCAAAGGACAGCGCGTTGACTTCAGCTTCGCCTTTGGCTATATTTGGATCAGGCATGGGAAATTTTCTAAATGCTTTAGGCTTGCCTCATAAAATGGGGGAGACTTTTGGCATACTGGCTGTGTCAACATTTCTATTGACGACTCTGGATACCTCCACGAGGTTAGGTCGTTATATTTTTGAAGAATTTTTCAGTCTAAAAGGAAGCGATAATGGCATGTTGATAGCTTCTTTCGCAACTTTGGCAATGCCGGCTATATTCGTTTTTGTTCAATTAACGGATGCTTCTGGTAATCCAATACCTGCATGGAAAGCTATTTGGCCGGTATTTGGCGCAACGAATCAGATGTTGGCGGCGATAGCTTTGTTGGTTGTGTATGTGTGGTTGAGAAGAGAAGGAAAACCAACATGGTTTATTGCTTTGCCATTGATTTTTATGCTCAGCATGACTTTGTGGGCGATTGTTCAATTGATATATTCAACGCCTTCCACTATGGTGGCTGGCATAGCTTCCATACTTTTATTGATGGCTATTGTGCTTGTGGTGGAAGCTATTCGATCTATGAGAAGGCTGGCGCTTTCAAATGTGTAG
- a CDS encoding S8 family peptidase: protein MQKNFYSLTSLSFLTVVFTLISQGVFAQMGSHMVFFKDKEGTGYSLSAPEEFLSAKSLERRLRQNIDLTEADLPVSEIYLAMLNSIGVETHWQTKWMNGVLVDIVDSVQYKEIAELSFVSKVEFVAPDRFESNSKSKKRTKGRKENSLNSESQNAMHEVDFLHKRGLKGKGVTVAVFDAGFVGVDRLSAFKHLRDNNQIVSTKNFVYEGEEVYNYDSHGSKVMSVLSADDGDYYRGAALEAEYIMCVTEDVKREFRLEEYNWLFAAEYVDSLGADIISSSLGYYYFDDPRMDYEWEDLDGKTAVISQAAQKAIDAGMLVISSAGNEGSVNWKYVAPPADVKQVISVGAVDDTFEKAGFSSFGYEKAGFIKPDLVGLGKGIAVVNSNGSVSLDNGTSFSAPMIAGIAACLWPHFEGKTNEEFKEVLLACGSNKNDPNYEIGYGIPMPSVYFYNAMGEEDFVVGPNPFGGDALNIRYQNDLPIKNIDVYLYNMVGEIVAVRSYDELRPKQLFDFDFPGGVPDGAYILNITQGNSSYKAKIIKQ, encoded by the coding sequence ATGCAAAAAAACTTTTACTCTTTAACTTCTCTTTCTTTTTTAACTGTTGTTTTCACTCTTATTTCTCAAGGTGTTTTTGCCCAGATGGGAAGTCATATGGTTTTTTTCAAAGACAAGGAGGGAACGGGATATTCTTTAAGCGCGCCCGAAGAGTTTTTGAGCGCTAAGTCTTTAGAAAGAAGGCTTCGTCAGAACATTGATTTGACAGAAGCTGACTTGCCGGTAAGCGAAATATATTTAGCAATGTTGAATAGCATTGGTGTTGAAACACATTGGCAAACCAAATGGATGAATGGTGTGTTGGTTGATATTGTTGATTCAGTTCAATACAAAGAAATTGCTGAGCTGAGTTTTGTGTCCAAAGTTGAATTTGTCGCTCCAGATAGATTTGAATCAAATAGCAAGTCCAAAAAAAGAACGAAAGGAAGAAAAGAAAACTCTCTGAATAGCGAATCACAAAATGCTATGCATGAGGTTGATTTTTTGCATAAAAGGGGATTGAAAGGAAAAGGAGTTACTGTCGCGGTGTTTGATGCGGGTTTTGTCGGAGTTGATCGTTTGTCCGCTTTTAAGCATTTGAGAGACAATAATCAGATAGTTAGCACTAAGAACTTCGTGTATGAAGGTGAAGAGGTTTACAATTATGACAGTCATGGATCAAAAGTAATGTCTGTGCTTTCTGCGGATGACGGCGATTATTATAGAGGAGCTGCGCTTGAAGCTGAATATATCATGTGTGTTACTGAAGATGTTAAAAGAGAGTTTAGGCTTGAAGAATATAACTGGCTGTTTGCGGCTGAGTATGTGGATAGCTTAGGAGCTGATATCATCTCTAGTTCATTGGGCTACTATTATTTTGACGATCCAAGAATGGATTATGAATGGGAAGATTTGGATGGCAAAACAGCGGTGATCAGTCAAGCGGCTCAAAAAGCAATTGACGCAGGAATGCTTGTGATCAGTAGCGCGGGAAATGAAGGAAGTGTAAACTGGAAATATGTCGCTCCGCCAGCGGATGTCAAGCAAGTGATTTCAGTAGGCGCAGTGGATGATACTTTTGAAAAAGCCGGATTTAGCTCTTTTGGTTATGAAAAAGCGGGCTTCATCAAGCCGGATCTTGTAGGCTTAGGCAAAGGAATCGCTGTGGTGAATTCCAATGGTTCCGTTTCTCTTGACAATGGGACGTCTTTTTCCGCTCCGATGATCGCTGGGATCGCTGCTTGCTTATGGCCTCACTTTGAAGGGAAGACCAATGAAGAGTTTAAAGAGGTGCTTTTAGCATGCGGCTCTAACAAGAATGATCCAAACTATGAAATAGGCTATGGCATACCTATGCCTTCGGTATACTTTTACAATGCTATGGGCGAAGAGGATTTTGTAGTTGGCCCAAATCCATTTGGAGGCGACGCTTTGAATATCAGGTATCAAAATGATCTGCCGATCAAAAACATTGATGTCTATTTATACAATATGGTAGGTGAAATTGTGGCGGTGAGAAGCTACGATGAGCTTAGGCCAAAACAATTGTTTGATTTTGATTTTCCGGGAGGTGTGCCTGATGGCGCCTACATTTTGAACATTACCCAAGGAAATAGCAGCTATAAAGCGAAAATAATCAAGCAATAA
- the rpe gene encoding ribulose-phosphate 3-epimerase has translation MSNTIIAPSILAADFADLKNEVEMVNNSQAEWLHIDIMDGMFVPNLSFGLPVCQAINKYCKKVQDVHLMIEEPGRYLKDFVDAGADFISIHAEASRHLHKDIHTIKELGAKAAIALNPHSPIESVEPLLEDLDMVLLMSVNPGFGGQSFIGSTFKKVEKLRKMIDSKGLDTLIEVDGGVKDSNAKQLVEAGANVLVAGSFVFNSADPIQTIADLKASL, from the coding sequence ATGAGTAATACGATAATTGCCCCTTCAATATTGGCAGCGGATTTTGCCGATTTGAAGAATGAAGTGGAAATGGTTAATAACAGCCAAGCGGAATGGTTGCATATTGATATCATGGATGGAATGTTTGTGCCAAACCTTTCGTTTGGATTGCCTGTTTGCCAAGCGATAAATAAGTACTGCAAAAAGGTTCAAGATGTTCATTTGATGATTGAGGAGCCGGGGAGGTATTTGAAAGACTTTGTGGATGCTGGAGCTGATTTTATTTCCATTCATGCGGAGGCTAGCAGACACCTGCACAAAGATATTCATACTATCAAAGAATTAGGCGCTAAAGCGGCTATCGCTCTTAACCCGCATTCTCCGATTGAATCAGTTGAGCCTTTATTGGAAGATTTGGATATGGTATTGCTTATGTCTGTGAATCCGGGCTTTGGCGGACAGTCTTTTATCGGCAGCACATTCAAGAAAGTGGAAAAGCTTAGAAAGATGATTGACAGCAAAGGCTTGGATACGCTTATCGAAGTGGATGGCGGAGTGAAAGACAGCAATGCTAAGCAATTAGTGGAAGCTGGGGCCAATGTTTTGGTAGCTGGAAGTTTTGTGTTTAATTCTGCAGATCCTATTCAAACTATAGCGGATTTGAAAGCTTCGCTGTAA
- a CDS encoding TonB-dependent receptor: MKFRLLFVVFIFFCSFADAQHTLLRGKVNSRSGEPVYNAHIIEGNVGLGAVSDLEGQFTLKIPEDYRQFHLTVRHINYDTLVYKGVVSEQDRGKVMRLELILEPNVEMLDNVSVVAERDVERNQVSMTEIESAQIEKFPSAFSDFNKVLATQAGVTSNNELSSNYNVRGGNFDENLVYVMGVPVYRPQLARSGQQEGLSFINPDMVNDISFSTGGWQPKYGDKLSSVLNIDYKSPEKFGGKVSGSFLGASAMLGTPLAKGKVTNILGVRYQDSRQLVKTLETQGNVFPRFVDIQNYTEIDLNSKNKGKTTLGILFGYAQNDYKIYPEQVVKSFGTVNEIKNVNLYFDGQEQMWYNTLQSGLRLSHRFSDSYKSDLIMSVAHSSERERFDVQTQYYINELSESNTDNPNEEGKEIGENYRYGRNSLEMLSYTIENRNEWEINTGQYLAFGAGAIVQSFNDEVNEYEYEENDGYGNLLNSVNAQNNLTSSQYFAYIQHTSIFDQKHVLTYGARVTYWDFSSQVLLSPRMQYSFKPAWSRDIFFKLAAGVYHQPGMYRELRGFDGQINQDVKAQTSYHIIAGMDYKLKIWDRDFRFISELYYKFLDNVIPYDIDNVRLRYYATNQAKAYAAGADFRISGEFIPGTQSWFSLGILSTKEDLLEDNRGYIRRPTDQLITLGVFFQDHIPNYPSLKVSVNYVFGSGMPFGPTGNLDLRNAFKGEEYNRLDIGFHKVFDFEEKSGGFGFSNLSLGLELLNVFGINNVVSYSWIKDINGTSFAVPNYLSDRFLNLKVSASF, encoded by the coding sequence ATGAAGTTTAGGTTATTATTTGTGGTTTTCATCTTTTTTTGCTCTTTCGCTGATGCGCAGCATACATTATTGAGAGGAAAAGTGAATTCAAGAAGCGGGGAGCCTGTGTATAATGCGCATATCATAGAAGGCAATGTCGGTTTAGGAGCAGTGTCGGATTTGGAAGGACAATTCACATTGAAGATTCCTGAGGATTATCGTCAATTTCATCTGACTGTAAGGCATATTAATTACGATACATTGGTTTATAAAGGAGTAGTCTCTGAACAGGATAGAGGGAAAGTCATGCGACTTGAATTGATTTTGGAGCCTAATGTGGAAATGCTTGACAATGTAAGTGTAGTAGCGGAAAGGGATGTTGAGAGAAATCAAGTCAGTATGACGGAGATTGAATCAGCTCAAATTGAGAAGTTCCCTTCTGCATTTTCAGACTTTAATAAAGTACTAGCGACACAAGCGGGAGTTACATCAAATAATGAATTATCATCTAACTATAATGTGCGAGGAGGTAATTTTGATGAAAATTTGGTCTATGTAATGGGTGTTCCTGTATATCGTCCTCAACTGGCGAGATCCGGGCAGCAAGAAGGTCTGAGTTTTATCAATCCGGATATGGTAAATGATATTTCTTTTTCCACTGGCGGTTGGCAACCAAAATATGGGGATAAGTTGTCGTCTGTATTGAATATAGATTACAAGTCACCCGAAAAATTTGGTGGCAAAGTATCAGGGTCCTTTTTGGGAGCTAGCGCGATGCTGGGAACTCCGTTGGCTAAAGGTAAGGTTACAAATATACTGGGTGTAAGATATCAAGATTCCAGACAACTGGTGAAGACATTGGAAACTCAAGGAAACGTCTTTCCTAGATTTGTCGATATTCAAAATTATACGGAGATCGATTTAAATAGCAAGAATAAAGGAAAAACCACTTTGGGAATTTTATTTGGCTACGCTCAAAATGATTATAAAATTTATCCCGAGCAAGTTGTCAAGTCATTTGGGACTGTCAATGAAATCAAAAATGTTAATCTTTATTTTGATGGACAAGAGCAAATGTGGTATAATACGTTGCAGTCCGGTTTGAGGCTTTCGCATAGGTTTTCAGATAGTTACAAATCGGATTTGATCATGTCAGTAGCGCATTCTTCCGAAAGAGAGCGATTTGATGTGCAAACTCAATATTATATCAATGAATTAAGCGAATCAAATACAGACAATCCAAATGAAGAGGGGAAAGAGATTGGAGAGAATTATCGATATGGCAGAAATTCTCTTGAAATGTTGAGCTATACTATTGAAAATAGAAATGAATGGGAAATCAACACTGGACAATACCTCGCATTTGGAGCTGGTGCTATTGTTCAGAGTTTCAATGATGAAGTAAATGAATATGAGTATGAAGAGAATGATGGATATGGAAACTTGTTGAATTCAGTTAATGCTCAAAACAATTTAACTTCATCACAATACTTCGCTTATATACAGCATACATCTATTTTTGATCAAAAACATGTATTGACATATGGAGCTAGGGTTACATACTGGGATTTTTCATCGCAGGTGTTATTGAGTCCAAGAATGCAGTACTCTTTCAAGCCTGCGTGGAGCAGGGATATCTTTTTCAAGTTGGCGGCAGGAGTTTACCATCAGCCGGGTATGTATAGAGAATTGAGAGGCTTTGACGGTCAAATCAATCAAGACGTGAAAGCTCAGACATCTTATCATATTATAGCTGGCATGGATTATAAGTTGAAGATCTGGGACAGGGATTTTAGGTTTATAAGCGAGTTGTATTATAAGTTTTTGGACAATGTTATTCCTTATGATATTGACAATGTGAGATTAAGATATTACGCGACTAATCAAGCAAAAGCATACGCCGCAGGAGCTGACTTTAGGATCAGTGGAGAATTCATACCAGGCACGCAATCTTGGTTTTCTCTGGGTATATTGTCTACGAAGGAAGATTTGCTGGAAGATAATAGAGGGTATATTAGAAGGCCTACGGATCAGTTGATCACTCTGGGAGTGTTTTTCCAAGATCATATCCCTAACTATCCTTCACTGAAGGTAAGCGTTAATTACGTCTTTGGCTCAGGCATGCCATTTGGGCCAACGGGCAATCTTGATCTCCGCAATGCGTTCAAAGGTGAAGAGTACAATAGATTGGATATTGGATTTCATAAAGTCTTTGATTTTGAGGAGAAAAGCGGTGGGTTTGGATTTTCAAATCTGTCTTTAGGCTTGGAGCTGTTGAATGTATTTGGGATTAATAATGTCGTGTCCTATTCCTGGATCAAGGATATTAACGGGACAAGCTTCGCTGTGCCAAATTATCTTTCCGACCGATTTTTAAATTTAAAAGTTTCCGCATCATTTTAG
- a CDS encoding penicillin-binding protein activator LpoB, which yields MRRFQSLLGILFLAVLFAFGCSRKVTRVSPDQTIDLSGRWNDSDDRKVAQGMIDHVLSAHWIQEFERTHNRKPVVIVGSFKNKTAEHINPDVFIGAVEDEFINSGKVRVVQNNEFREKLRQERAEQQEFASKETAKKWGRELGADFMMFGQINSVTDEYKKEKVVSYTVSLELDDLETNEKVWRNSETIKKYINN from the coding sequence ATGAGAAGATTTCAAAGTCTATTAGGAATTTTGTTTTTAGCGGTTCTATTCGCATTTGGATGTTCTAGAAAAGTTACACGAGTTAGTCCAGATCAGACGATAGACCTCAGCGGACGATGGAATGATTCGGATGATAGAAAAGTTGCGCAAGGAATGATTGACCATGTATTGTCAGCGCATTGGATACAGGAATTTGAAAGAACGCATAATCGCAAGCCGGTTGTTATCGTAGGCTCTTTCAAGAACAAAACGGCAGAGCATATCAATCCGGATGTATTTATTGGAGCTGTAGAGGATGAGTTCATCAATTCAGGAAAAGTAAGAGTTGTTCAAAATAACGAATTCAGAGAGAAGCTTAGACAAGAAAGAGCGGAGCAACAAGAGTTTGCATCAAAGGAGACTGCTAAAAAATGGGGTAGAGAGCTTGGCGCTGACTTTATGATGTTTGGACAGATTAATTCTGTGACAGATGAATATAAGAAAGAAAAAGTAGTTTCATACACTGTTTCATTGGAATTGGATGATTTGGAAACCAATGAAAAAGTTTGGAGAAATAGTGAAACTATCAAGAAATATATCAATAATTAA
- a CDS encoding CBU_0592 family membrane protein, with the protein MLRLVDWIGFLGVFLILSAYILNMTSVLTKNSYAYIILNLIGSFLACTASIMMQYIPFVILEGVWALASLYAFIRKIFSAQDSSKTNP; encoded by the coding sequence ATGCTAAGACTAGTTGATTGGATAGGTTTTCTTGGAGTTTTCTTAATTTTAAGCGCATATATATTGAATATGACGTCAGTTCTAACCAAGAATAGCTACGCTTATATTATTCTCAATCTCATCGGATCTTTTCTAGCTTGCACAGCGTCAATTATGATGCAATATATACCTTTTGTAATTCTGGAAGGTGTCTGGGCTTTAGCATCCTTATACGCTTTCATACGAAAAATATTTTCCGCCCAAGATTCAAGCAAAACCAACCCATAA
- a CDS encoding OmpA family protein has protein sequence MIPRTLQSLLLICTLLFSSKALAQNAKQLKERAETAFKEEQYFEAATMYEKLIQKDPESASEYLFKCGECHRKSLNYVKARDYFFKAYKKNYKDTPQSLFYYALMQKNLGIFDKALNSFEKYINDSTSFKDTKVKEYKYTLGRAIVEKDGIVLAQKDFKEKAHQEDKIRRLGKPVNSKYNDYAAFAMYNDYKIMLTSSRINSDDAQLGRYGEAMDRNYAFQGTTNGWREISETALSSIGEGDAYGTVSFNKDITEMYFTACFIEFEGCGIFKVSKTENGWSEPAMVNKNINKPGSDNKQPFLTENADTLYFVSNRKGGFGGYDIWKSVIDPNTNDWAEPICLGGHINTTEDEMAPSFISGLLYFSSNGHLTYGGQDIYYTYMDDSIENPQSYHLSYPFNSEGDDMYISLLGNKKGYLSSKRKGGLGNFDIYTFNISDIEPFNIKRETMSIIASHTKILKPSDLTPSKKDKLVKVPPKFMNVYFDTNSTVLNAQSKNLLNEITEFIANNPNIKMTITGHADNTGSKAYNVKLSEKRAKSVAEFLSSNGVSSKNLNIEFFGDEKPDAENEAEESGRELNRRVEFSYKFID, from the coding sequence ATGATACCTAGAACATTACAATCACTACTACTAATCTGCACCCTGCTTTTTTCATCTAAGGCATTAGCGCAAAATGCCAAGCAACTGAAGGAAAGAGCTGAAACTGCCTTCAAAGAAGAGCAATATTTTGAAGCAGCGACAATGTATGAGAAGCTTATACAAAAGGATCCTGAAAGCGCTTCCGAGTATTTATTCAAATGCGGTGAGTGCCACCGAAAAAGTCTAAATTACGTAAAAGCCAGAGACTATTTTTTCAAAGCTTATAAAAAGAATTACAAAGACACTCCTCAAAGCTTGTTCTACTATGCTTTGATGCAGAAAAACCTTGGGATATTCGACAAAGCTTTAAACAGTTTTGAGAAGTACATCAATGACTCGACGAGTTTCAAAGACACTAAAGTGAAAGAGTACAAATACACTTTGGGTAGAGCAATTGTGGAAAAAGACGGAATTGTCCTTGCGCAAAAAGATTTTAAAGAAAAAGCGCACCAAGAAGATAAGATCAGAAGACTTGGCAAGCCTGTTAATTCCAAATACAACGATTATGCGGCTTTTGCCATGTACAATGATTACAAAATCATGTTGACATCAAGCAGAATCAACAGCGATGATGCTCAACTAGGTAGGTATGGAGAAGCAATGGATAGAAATTACGCATTCCAAGGAACAACAAACGGATGGAGAGAAATATCAGAAACTGCTCTTTCAAGCATTGGGGAAGGTGATGCCTATGGAACGGTTTCATTCAATAAAGACATCACTGAAATGTACTTTACGGCATGCTTTATTGAATTTGAAGGCTGCGGGATATTCAAAGTAAGTAAAACTGAAAATGGATGGTCAGAGCCAGCAATGGTTAATAAAAACATCAATAAGCCTGGTTCCGACAATAAGCAACCCTTCTTGACGGAAAATGCTGATACATTGTATTTTGTATCGAATAGAAAAGGCGGATTTGGAGGTTATGATATTTGGAAATCGGTTATTGATCCAAATACCAATGATTGGGCTGAGCCTATTTGCTTAGGCGGGCATATCAATACAACAGAAGACGAAATGGCTCCTTCATTCATTTCAGGTCTTTTATATTTTTCATCCAATGGACACCTTACCTATGGAGGCCAAGACATCTATTATACGTACATGGATGATAGCATCGAAAACCCGCAAAGCTATCACTTAAGCTATCCATTCAACAGCGAAGGGGACGATATGTACATCTCCCTGTTAGGCAACAAGAAAGGTTATTTATCTTCAAAACGTAAAGGAGGCTTGGGCAACTTTGATATATACACTTTTAATATCAGCGATATCGAGCCTTTCAATATCAAAAGAGAGACTATGTCAATCATCGCTTCACATACGAAGATATTAAAACCTAGCGATTTGACTCCTTCCAAAAAGGATAAACTTGTAAAGGTTCCGCCTAAGTTCATGAATGTTTATTTTGATACAAACAGTACTGTATTGAATGCGCAAAGCAAGAATTTATTGAATGAAATCACTGAATTCATTGCTAATAATCCGAACATCAAAATGACTATCACTGGACACGCAGACAATACAGGTTCAAAAGCTTATAATGTCAAGCTTTCCGAGAAAAGAGCAAAATCAGTCGCGGAATTCTTGTCTTCAAATGGTGTTTCAAGCAAGAATCTTAACATTGAATTCTTTGGCGATGAAAAACCTGATGCTGAAAATGAAGCCGAGGAAAGCGGAAGAGAACTTAATAGAAGAGTTGAATTTTCATATAAATTCATTGACTAG
- a CDS encoding TetM/TetW/TetO/TetS family tetracycline resistance ribosomal protection protein — protein MSIRNIGIMAHADAGKTTMCEHFLLHSGLLKEAGSVDKGSAFTDNDAIEREKGISIRLSSFSFELNNCIYNVIDTPGHVDFSSEVEYALKAVDGIILLVSAVEGVQSQTISILKTIERLKIPFMIFINKVDRAGADTERVLDELRKETKKELLVCVQNSEEGLYDYLNHDELDEQFIEQLFVHDEELLEKYLEGGNIHKEEVADLLKSLVENCELAPVLMGSAKNNEGISELLEYINCFFPEPDQSHQELSAVVYKIEEDANMGLSAHIRVLSGTLKNKQNVKVVGLDEDVKTTRIQRSANLKYEIVEELSAGEIGVITGISELKNGDIIGTSSYLELNSQMEAPLMTVDVKAVADSDYSKLSKALIQLNLENPRLNFMWHKDEREFHIDVMGDMQMEIIEKTLRNRFSLEASCGRPQIRYMETVASSAQGYVCYWMPKPCWAIITFLIEPTERGAGVQYKSEVPVSELQRKYQNEVEKTVPVALKQGLKGWPVTDVKVTMIAAEEHQVHTRPSDFVIATPMGIMDGLVNAGTEYLEPIMAFKVVAEESLLGEIVNDVVKMRGEVDSPYFDQNQFYLEGRMPLKTALEYPAIFNSRTSGKGRFHTEFTGYQKCEDEYGNFREYKGINPLDTAKYILKARKAITESFK, from the coding sequence ATGTCAATACGCAATATAGGAATAATGGCTCATGCGGATGCTGGCAAAACGACCATGTGCGAGCATTTTTTACTGCATTCTGGCCTGTTGAAAGAAGCTGGAAGCGTTGATAAGGGCAGCGCATTTACCGATAACGATGCCATTGAGAGGGAAAAAGGAATATCTATCAGGTTGTCAAGCTTTTCTTTTGAATTAAACAACTGCATATATAATGTAATTGATACACCGGGTCATGTTGATTTCTCATCTGAAGTAGAGTACGCCTTAAAAGCCGTCGATGGAATAATTTTGTTAGTTTCCGCTGTTGAAGGAGTGCAATCGCAAACCATCTCTATTTTGAAAACGATCGAGCGGTTGAAAATTCCATTCATGATATTTATTAATAAAGTGGATCGCGCTGGTGCGGACACGGAAAGAGTATTGGATGAGTTGAGAAAGGAAACGAAAAAGGAGTTGCTTGTTTGTGTGCAAAATTCCGAGGAAGGCCTTTATGATTATTTGAATCATGATGAATTGGATGAGCAGTTTATTGAACAACTCTTTGTTCATGATGAAGAATTGCTTGAAAAATATCTTGAAGGTGGAAATATCCACAAGGAAGAGGTTGCTGATTTATTGAAAAGCTTGGTTGAAAATTGTGAACTTGCTCCTGTGTTGATGGGATCGGCAAAAAACAATGAAGGCATTTCGGAATTGCTAGAGTATATCAATTGTTTCTTTCCAGAACCTGACCAATCGCATCAAGAACTATCAGCTGTCGTTTATAAGATTGAAGAAGATGCCAATATGGGTTTGTCCGCTCACATCCGCGTGCTTTCAGGAACTTTAAAAAATAAACAGAATGTCAAAGTGGTTGGTTTGGATGAGGATGTTAAAACGACTAGAATTCAACGATCAGCTAACTTGAAATATGAAATTGTCGAAGAGCTGTCAGCTGGAGAAATAGGGGTGATAACCGGAATTAGCGAGCTGAAAAATGGAGATATAATAGGGACCTCGAGTTATTTGGAATTGAATAGTCAGATGGAAGCGCCATTGATGACTGTTGATGTCAAAGCTGTTGCTGACTCGGACTATTCAAAATTGTCCAAGGCACTAATACAATTGAATTTGGAAAATCCAAGACTCAATTTCATGTGGCATAAGGATGAAAGAGAGTTTCATATTGATGTGATGGGGGATATGCAGATGGAAATCATTGAAAAAACGCTGCGTAACAGATTTAGCTTGGAAGCCTCTTGCGGAAGACCTCAGATCCGATATATGGAAACAGTAGCTTCATCTGCTCAAGGCTATGTATGTTATTGGATGCCTAAGCCTTGTTGGGCAATTATTACTTTTTTAATTGAACCGACAGAAAGAGGGGCAGGAGTTCAATATAAATCAGAAGTTCCTGTGAGCGAATTGCAACGGAAATACCAAAATGAAGTGGAGAAAACGGTGCCTGTAGCATTGAAGCAAGGGCTGAAAGGCTGGCCAGTAACCGATGTCAAAGTAACAATGATTGCTGCTGAAGAACATCAAGTGCATACAAGACCTTCTGATTTTGTCATTGCCACGCCTATGGGAATCATGGATGGTTTGGTGAATGCGGGCACGGAGTATTTGGAGCCTATAATGGCGTTTAAAGTTGTAGCTGAAGAATCCTTGCTTGGCGAAATTGTAAACGATGTGGTGAAAATGCGTGGCGAGGTTGATTCTCCATATTTTGACCAAAACCAGTTTTATCTGGAAGGGCGTATGCCATTAAAGACCGCTTTGGAGTATCCAGCTATTTTTAATTCTAGGACTAGCGGCAAGGGACGATTCCACACAGAGTTTACAGGGTACCAAAAATGCGAAGATGAATATGGAAATTTTAGAGAGTATAAAGGAATTAACCCTCTTGATACAGCTAAATACATATTAAAAGCGAGAAAGGCCATCACGGAGTCTTTTAAATAG